The DNA sequence aaaaacaaaaaaacaaaagatttaaagTGCATACTACAATTAATGTCTGTTATAATTGAGTACAAGTTAGCAGTTTTTTCTCCAGCCTTATAGGCTACATTCATATCAATCCTCAGTTTCTAAGCTAAACTTAAACAtaatcttgttttgtgttgtttcaagtttttatttatcgctgtggtgtttttctttcaatgcCAAACGTCTCACTCAGTACTTTATTGCAGCTCTTTAAGGAGCTAAAGaaatagtttttaaaatttGGGGAAATACACTGATTCACCATAGGACAGATATAGTATGAACCCAGAGCCAAGCAGAGGattggcttagcttagcataaaggcaAAGCTACTGGGGGCACTTGTGCGGTGTATGAGTGAATTAGATGGTGTTACTTGATAAGCTGAAGAGGTACGGGTAGtgttcatgctaagctaagctaacctgtgGCTGCATAATTGACAGAGTTAACGTGTTTTCCAAATGGACAAAACTATTACTTTAAAGTATTATAGTCTGAACCTTTTTGACTTACAGTGATCAAACTGGTAAGACTCAAATCAGTATTTGAAATTTGGGACTCAGTTGAGCTGAACATGAGGTGCTCTCCTCTCCAAATGTGTACAGGCCATACCTTGTGTATACGCCACTGTCAGTGTGCAGTATTTACACTCTGTTTATCATTCCTCGGGATGTTTTTGTTCAATCACTGTAAATAAGAACTTTATATATTCATTAGCAGCATTTCCACCACAGGAACAAGGGACTATTTTGGAGGgagtcagtgcgtttacatgacagGGATCAGGGTCTGTTTAGGTCCCCGGGGACATTATTGTACGAAGAGAGTTTGGGGGGGTGGAGTGGTACTTTCCAGTAGCACAGGAACTTTGGGGGTGGGGCTTGAAGCATTCAACATTTGTGATTGGTCGAGTACTTGCAgcatttctaatttttttttttcctctttttttttaaactgcagccaaaaaacagtttgtttcttGTTGATTGTGCTTCACCATGTCAACACAGAATCAAAGAGGAAAGCTTGCAATGTAtgggaaaaaaagtctttaatcCACCAGGTCTTTACTGCggggaaaacagaaaacaggcagaAGGAACCTTTTAGCTCCTAGCAGTAAAAGAAAGCTTCAGGTACATTTTAGTGGAAACGCGGCTcttgtattttgtttcttctgtgtggTGCGAGTGAAAGAGGACTTGAACTATTTTTGCACTAAGCTCTGCGGGGATGTCGAGAGCATAACAGCATGACCCTTTAATCTGAATCTGTACAACACGGACGGGCAGTATTCAATCATTTCTGTGAAGCGACAGCAGTCAGATGTGCAGTAACATGTcgtgcattttgtttttatttacctgGGAAGCTTAAATGATGGGTgccattgttattattattatcatcatcattattattatctgttaAAGAAATACGAAGTGATGAGGATGATCTCAGGTGGAGTTTTGTCCGTCTGAGatcttttgcttgttttttgggAGAAAACCGTGTGCTTATATTTTGCGAAGAGTCCCATTGAGAAGTACTGTTGATGTTTGCTCAGAGGTCCCTCAAAACTTTACAGGGCAGGAGAGCCTGAGGAGTGAAAGCGTGAGCGACAACGATGGAGAATTTGATTGGTGTCGAGATCCGTTCATGTAACGTCGTCTTTGGTCCTCACGTCCGATAAATCACACTCCACCTCGAGTTCACCTCAGATCTCCTACTGTCCATACTTACAGTACCACAAGGGGCATGTTAACACttaaaaagcatgttttgaTATACAAGCTTGCCAAGAAAACGATAATTTTGTACATTTAGCAGGACATTTAGTTCGATGTCCCATGGCTAGAGAAACACATTATTAAGTCAACTGCTTGCAAGTTGGAGCCATTATTTgatactgtgtatttatatgaaTGGAACATGCATGTTGTCTAGGTGTTATCAAAAGCCTACGTATTATGTTTACCTCCACTTTATGTTTTTCAGTCATTGTCAAAAAGGGGTTGTTTCCATTTTGTACTATTTCTTATGAGAAGTGTGTGTACTTCTCGACGTATAAAATATGGACAAATAAATGCTGCATGCAGCCAGAGAAAAACCTGTGTGGAGACTTTTATTTCATCGCAAAGGCTTTTGACAAGTCACAAGTAGGCACGTGCAGTTTAActatttcattactttttttttatttagttgtgCTTCTTTTGTTGTCTTAGAATTAAGTATTCATTTTCTCAGTAACAGTGTCATAAAGattacatttaaacagcagTGGCAGGTGAAATATATATCTTCTGAAAGTGCAGTGTGAGGCATTCAGGGGATTTTGGGgcagaaatgaaaattaatattaatgttgGGGTTTTTATTAGTGTGTAAGTAGCTAAACTACAGTAGCTCAGAATAGACCAACCAAATGCTGGTTGTAGAGAGGCATTTTTTGTGATGAGACGAGGGGCATTCAGTTGGTCGCAATCTGCACCTTTACTGCCAGATGCCAATAagtcctacacacacacacaaaatggcagaaatttcagttttcagcttcAAAATGTGGAGActtcctgcttttctctgtaTAATAAACTATACTATAAAACTATTAAGTAATATGGTCTgatattttttgatattttattgacattttctcaaccaAATTGATTAATCTGACAAGATTATCAGAGgattaatcagtaatgaaaCTAATCACTAGTTGCAGCCCTTGCTAGATGAATCAGTAGTATATGGTAAATATGAAgacacagttagcttagcataaatcTTAGAAAATTcggggaaacagctagcctgatAATCCCACCTTTGAGCAACTCTAAAGCTCtaatacattcaaataaaaaaaaaagtagtttcaAGTTGCATCTTTACAGCAACGTTTAATCATTTAACATGATAACGAATTCAGGATATCCCCAAATTTGACTTCATCTTGATAGATTTAACTACAATCTCAAATTTTGTGTACATAACTTTAAACTTTAAGTGAGTCTCGTCTCTAAGCACCTTCGCCGCCCTAATGCTGCTGCTTGTTGGCGTGcgtctgcctccacctctctctggTCCAGCGGCCGTTGTTCTGCACCACCTCGTGCAGCAGGTCCATGAAGGCGTGCTGGTTGCCTGACAGCAGCGTTTCATCATCCGGAGAGGCTCCACCAGAGGGAGCCTTCGAGCCGGTGCTTCTGCCTTCTGCCTTTTGTCTGCTCGTCACAGCTCGCTTTGGGTCTGTCTTGTTGCCCCTCGTCGCCGCAGGTGTCGGGATTTGATTTGGGGTTtcgctgactgtgtgtgtcacagttgCAGCGTCCTGGATCATCTCTtccttcttcagctgctccatgTCAGTCTGGGAACGAGGCTCGCAGACAGAGGCAGTCTCGACATTTGTTTCTGGAGAACGAGAGAATCCCACTTTCATCTGATCTCTCTTTAGGGAATCCTCGATGTCATTCCTCCGGATTTCATCCTCGCCAGAGGGAATCTCCACTTTGTTTAACTCTCCTGTAAACTTCGGTGTCCAGGCGGTGTGGACATGAGACGCCTCCGTCTCTTCGTTCTCCTTGATTTTACATCTGGCCTGCCACTGAACTGCCGTCGGGGGCCAGGTGGAGATCCTTCCCAAAGCCCTGCTCGTCTTTAACCTTTGACCCGGATCATCAGTGGACTGTCTGTTCAAATCATCAGGATGATTCTGGTTTGTGCCGATGCTGAGATAAGGCACGGTGTCAGtgttgacagaaacacagtggagGTCTTTATCTAgatttgttgttgctttttcagTCTCAAATCCTCCTTCTATGTCACTTTCACTCCCTGGTTTCTGCTTTCCTTCAGCTCCATTTTCTAAATTTTTCGATCGAGCCTCTGTCTCAGTTTGTAAACTTACTTGATCTTTAACAGGTGCACAAAAAGGAGACGTAAAGAGAACAGCGTTAGCTGACTTCGCTCTGACATCAGTACAGGATCTTCTCCGTCCCATCTCTGAGTCCCAGTGATTGTTCCCCCTTTCCCCAGAGTCTCCTGGAGGCCGATCAGGACTCGATCTGCTGCTGACTTCTTCTACTTCggacttgtttctgttttcttttggacATCCAGGCATCACAGCTTTGTTGTGGCGCTTCCTCCCATGCAGCACTGCCAGGAAGCACACGACCAGCAGGAGCAAGGACAAAAGCACTGCAGAGGAGGGAGttgaaatcatttttcaaactcTGATTGTACTGAAAATATCATCAAACATAAAGCTGCAAAAGCACAACTGAGCATACCGATCACAACAACCAGCGTGCAAATATTTGTGTCGGACGTCGGCCTCGATGTCGTTtctaaaaggaaaaaacagagagatgacGCACAAATTATTCTATGAGGTTCAAATATCAAAAGATGGGAGAAACCAGGCGTACCAGTCACTCCCATGGATGCAGGTAGTGTATCTGTGGGCAGGTCAGAGGGTTTAGGATGGACAGAGATCTCCGTCACTGAAGGAGGGGATGTCACGTCAGTCTCTGAAGGAAGCAACAAACCAAAGAGATGGAAAGCTGCTCAAGCTCGAGCCACACACTCCTCTGAATGTCTTGTTATGACCATTTTTAGCCTGCGCCTGGACACACTGATCAGGATCAGAGAACTGTGCTAATCAGCCACCCAGATGGCATCTGTGAAAATGACAGCTCTGTAGAGGGACGAACTCTGCAACATATAGTAAAATTACGTCACTGTGGCGCCATCTGCAGGGGAAATATGAACATATCAGGATGACTCACAGTGGGCGTGTGCGGTTATGATTTTCTAGTGCATTTAGGTAGTCCAGGAAAAACATGACGGGcctgcaaccaatcagaggaagAGAGCCTGGCGTAAGACTCAAGGTGTCACGTCTGGATAATCAAATATTTTGCTGACTGAATTTCAGCCTCTCATAATGAAGGCCATGTGAAAAGACACTAACACTACATCAGCAGCTGGTTTTCTTCTACTACGTTTCATGTTTCGCACCACGTTTGTTGAAGGCCGGATGGAATGTGCGGGGAAACTTGAAAGCTGCATAGAATTCAAAGTGGTGGACAACAGTGG is a window from the Acanthopagrus latus isolate v.2019 chromosome 5, fAcaLat1.1, whole genome shotgun sequence genome containing:
- the LOC119020022 gene encoding SLIT and NTRK-like protein 3 isoform X2, with the protein product MKVVASLILLLVNVRLSRCCYGEGQILFCLNIPSVFPPGFSSLVLILKDVGEMNSTVLHSDDLSSVTRLRLENAGVTAVAQGAFVSLQKLTNLSLNQNLLTDMNPNWFGRPDILSELILAENQIEVLSEFMLSGLTGLTSLSLRKNRITTIDPNSFSSQTNLAELDLSENRMTRVSPQVFKSLRSTRIRLDGNPWDCSCGAEEFVDFLKDLQSRNLLDRAVEVTCKSPPSLTGRPVWNVSVCATPPPPGPSSVTQTNQPKPTDTRPPSSVITTPSARPSSVQPKPSDILATVPPSTETTSRPTSDTNICTLVVVIVLLSLLLLVVCFLAVLHGRKRHNKAVMPGCPKENRNKSEVEEVSSRSSPDRPPGDSGERGNNHWDSEMGRRRSCTDVRAKSANAVLFTSPFCAPVKDQVSLQTETEARSKNLENGAEGKQKPGSESDIEGGFETEKATTNLDKDLHCVSVNTDTVPYLSIGTNQNHPDDLNRQSTDDPGQRLKTSRALGRISTWPPTAVQWQARCKIKENEETEASHVHTAWTPKFTGELNKVEIPSGEDEIRRNDIEDSLKRDQMKVGFSRSPETNVETASVCEPRSQTDMEQLKKEEMIQDAATVTHTVSETPNQIPTPAATRGNKTDPKRAVTSRQKAEGRSTGSKAPSGGASPDDETLLSGNQHAFMDLLHEVVQNNGRWTRERWRQTHANKQQH
- the LOC119020022 gene encoding uncharacterized protein LOC119020022 isoform X1 gives rise to the protein MKVVASLILLLVNVRLSRCCYGEGQILFCLNIPSVFPPGFSSLVLILKDVGEMNSTVLHSDDLSSVTRLRLENAGVTAVAQGAFVSLQKLTNLSLNQNLLTDMNPNWFGRPDILSELILAENQIEVLSEFMLSGLTGLTSLSLRKNRITTIDPNSFSSQTNLAELDLSENRMTRVSPQVFKSLRSTRIRLDGNPWDCSCGAEEFVDFLKDLQSRNLLDRAVEVTCKSPPSLTGRPVWNVSVCATPPPPGPSSVTQTNQPKPTDTRPPSSVITTPSARPSSVQPKPSDILATVPPSTVVATPPTPKTGASVRPKPTDATSTLTAQPTSETKTSVQPKPSDILTTTTAPSLQTETDVTSPPSVTEISVHPKPSDLPTDTLPASMGVTETTSRPTSDTNICTLVVVIVLLSLLLLVVCFLAVLHGRKRHNKAVMPGCPKENRNKSEVEEVSSRSSPDRPPGDSGERGNNHWDSEMGRRRSCTDVRAKSANAVLFTSPFCAPVKDQVSLQTETEARSKNLENGAEGKQKPGSESDIEGGFETEKATTNLDKDLHCVSVNTDTVPYLSIGTNQNHPDDLNRQSTDDPGQRLKTSRALGRISTWPPTAVQWQARCKIKENEETEASHVHTAWTPKFTGELNKVEIPSGEDEIRRNDIEDSLKRDQMKVGFSRSPETNVETASVCEPRSQTDMEQLKKEEMIQDAATVTHTVSETPNQIPTPAATRGNKTDPKRAVTSRQKAEGRSTGSKAPSGGASPDDETLLSGNQHAFMDLLHEVVQNNGRWTRERWRQTHANKQQH
- the LOC119020022 gene encoding SLIT and NTRK-like protein 3 isoform X3 — translated: MKVVASLILLLVNVRLSRCCYGEGQILFCLNIPSVFPPGFSSLVLILKDVGEMNSTVLHSDDLSSVTRLRLENAGVTAVAQGAFVSLQKLTNLSLNQNLLTDMNPNWFGRPDILSELILAENQIEVLSEFMLSGLTGLTSLSLRKNRITTIDPNSFSSQTNLAELDLSENRMTRVSPQVFKSLRSTRIRLDGNPWDCSCGAEEFVDFLKDLQSRNLLDRAVEVTCKSPPSLTGRPVWNVSVCATPPPPGPSSVTQTNQPKPTDTRPPSSETTSRPTSDTNICTLVVVIVLLSLLLLVVCFLAVLHGRKRHNKAVMPGCPKENRNKSEVEEVSSRSSPDRPPGDSGERGNNHWDSEMGRRRSCTDVRAKSANAVLFTSPFCAPVKDQVSLQTETEARSKNLENGAEGKQKPGSESDIEGGFETEKATTNLDKDLHCVSVNTDTVPYLSIGTNQNHPDDLNRQSTDDPGQRLKTSRALGRISTWPPTAVQWQARCKIKENEETEASHVHTAWTPKFTGELNKVEIPSGEDEIRRNDIEDSLKRDQMKVGFSRSPETNVETASVCEPRSQTDMEQLKKEEMIQDAATVTHTVSETPNQIPTPAATRGNKTDPKRAVTSRQKAEGRSTGSKAPSGGASPDDETLLSGNQHAFMDLLHEVVQNNGRWTRERWRQTHANKQQH